From a single Labrenzia sp. PHM005 genomic region:
- a CDS encoding sensor histidine kinase, producing the protein MAVATLVVSLAVVFLTGLASLRFTLAEIETRADANLAVQTAVLERLLDKFRLLSPLLARGPETGRMVAGEGTEFDRNIVSVTAGMSGAEEIWLMDPGGRTLLSSRDNVPSGAIGGGSMIPDAFYQATQGQLGRELIPGTPEVPASYVFASPLRSGNELAGVLAVRVSLADVEQAWALSKDPIVAVDGKGRVVVSNVPNWRNKGFASLDLTRNAADLTLLDRLALLLPTAGQRPVHMELAASLPVLGWQVRTFADVESARRQSGWAMLIALLVCVIAAGVLWLIAFRRRELDRQIRRDKAAALRLERRVKARTAELRTANRQLEQEVSERLQAEADLRQMQAELVQAAKLATLGRMSAALSHEYNQPLAAIRSDAEIAEMLIDRGRADEAKGNLTRIGGMVSRMAEIAKTLKGFTRKSGTDIKPVSLRQVVDEAMLLLQPQIKQTKVDLVIDLPKENLIVGGGRIRLEQVVINLLANALDAVSTEAQPKVCLTLEQIGGKAVMRVRDNGTGISEDVLPQIFDPFFTTKDVGAGLGLGLSIAYKIVHDFSGSLSADNHEDGGAVFTMSLPLADETLLAAE; encoded by the coding sequence ATGGCAGTGGCCACACTTGTGGTTAGCCTCGCAGTTGTGTTCCTGACCGGCTTGGCCAGTTTGCGTTTCACTCTGGCGGAAATCGAAACGCGCGCTGACGCCAATTTGGCCGTTCAAACAGCTGTGCTGGAACGGCTTTTGGACAAGTTCCGGCTTCTGTCTCCGCTGCTGGCACGCGGCCCAGAAACTGGCCGAATGGTTGCTGGCGAAGGCACTGAATTCGACCGGAACATCGTTTCCGTGACCGCCGGGATGTCGGGCGCAGAGGAAATCTGGCTGATGGATCCAGGCGGCCGCACACTTTTGAGCAGCCGGGACAACGTGCCCAGCGGAGCCATCGGCGGCGGTTCGATGATCCCTGATGCCTTTTATCAGGCAACACAAGGCCAGCTCGGCCGGGAATTGATCCCAGGCACACCGGAAGTTCCGGCCAGTTATGTGTTCGCGTCGCCGCTCCGCAGCGGAAATGAACTTGCCGGTGTACTTGCGGTCCGGGTCAGCCTAGCCGATGTCGAACAGGCCTGGGCACTGAGCAAGGACCCGATTGTTGCGGTTGACGGCAAAGGACGTGTGGTTGTCAGCAACGTTCCCAATTGGCGCAATAAGGGATTTGCCTCTCTGGACCTGACACGCAACGCTGCAGATTTGACGCTTCTTGACCGTCTCGCACTTTTGTTGCCGACAGCAGGTCAACGGCCTGTGCATATGGAACTTGCGGCCAGTTTGCCGGTGCTAGGATGGCAGGTTCGAACCTTCGCAGATGTGGAATCTGCCCGCCGGCAATCCGGCTGGGCCATGTTGATTGCGCTGCTGGTCTGCGTCATTGCGGCTGGTGTCCTGTGGTTGATTGCCTTCCGGCGCCGCGAGCTGGATCGTCAGATCCGACGCGACAAGGCAGCCGCACTTCGTCTGGAACGGCGCGTTAAAGCGCGGACCGCCGAACTGCGCACTGCCAACAGGCAGCTGGAACAGGAAGTGTCCGAACGGCTCCAGGCCGAGGCAGACTTGCGCCAGATGCAGGCGGAACTGGTGCAGGCGGCCAAATTGGCAACACTTGGCCGGATGTCCGCCGCGCTCAGCCATGAATACAATCAACCGCTCGCCGCGATCCGATCGGACGCGGAAATTGCCGAAATGCTGATCGACCGGGGACGGGCCGATGAGGCCAAGGGCAACCTCACCCGGATTGGCGGTATGGTCAGCCGGATGGCGGAAATCGCCAAAACCCTGAAGGGCTTCACCCGGAAATCGGGCACGGACATCAAACCTGTCTCACTCCGCCAGGTGGTCGATGAGGCGATGCTCTTGCTGCAGCCCCAAATCAAACAGACCAAGGTCGACCTGGTGATCGACTTACCGAAGGAAAATCTGATTGTTGGCGGTGGCCGGATCCGGCTGGAACAAGTGGTCATTAATCTGCTCGCCAACGCTCTCGATGCCGTCAGTACAGAAGCCCAGCCGAAAGTGTGTCTGACGCTGGAACAGATTGGCGGCAAAGCGGTTATGAGGGTCCGCGACAATGGCACGGGCATCAGCGAAGATGTGCTGCCGCAGATCTTCGATCCCTTTTTCACCACCAAAGACGTAGGTGCCGGCCTCGGCCTGGGTCTATCCATTGCTTACAAGATCGTGCATGACTTCTCTGGATCGTTAAGCGCGGACAATCACGAAGACGGCGGGGCCGTTTTCACCATGAGCCTGCCGCTTGCGGATGAGACATTATTGGCAGCGGAATAG
- the modC gene encoding molybdenum ABC transporter ATP-binding protein: MRMLDVDITGRVGDMPLTAKFQSEGGVTSLFGQSGAGKTSVTNMIAGLVRPQSGRISVNGTTLFDADKNINLAVQARRIGHVFQDARLFPHMSVSSNLTYARWAGRRKTSRSMDEVVDLLGLKHLLQRKPATLSGGERQRVAIGRALLSDPRLLIMDEPLANLDQARRNDILPYLDRLCAEAGIPILYVSHSIEEVARLSQTLVILSDGQTPAFGPVADMLARTDLGKATGRHEAGALLEGTVSHTDEQWGLTHIDIGGPVIQIPDLGAKPGETIRLRIRARDVALASEPPKGLSIRNALAGTIRSISEESGPYAEILCSVGAQTIRARITRASAADLDLAEGKDVTVLIKSVAIDRRQRAPVIG, encoded by the coding sequence GTGCGGATGCTTGATGTCGACATCACCGGCCGCGTCGGCGATATGCCGCTCACCGCCAAGTTTCAAAGCGAAGGTGGTGTGACGTCGCTGTTCGGGCAATCAGGTGCAGGCAAAACCAGCGTTACCAATATGATTGCCGGGCTGGTCCGCCCGCAATCGGGACGGATTAGCGTCAACGGAACAACGTTGTTTGATGCGGATAAGAACATCAATCTGGCGGTTCAAGCACGGCGCATTGGCCATGTATTTCAGGACGCCCGCCTGTTTCCGCACATGAGCGTCAGTTCCAACTTGACCTATGCGCGCTGGGCCGGGCGGCGCAAAACCAGCCGGTCCATGGACGAAGTTGTTGACCTTCTGGGGCTCAAACATCTGCTTCAGCGCAAACCGGCCACCCTTTCCGGCGGCGAACGGCAGCGGGTTGCCATTGGCCGGGCGCTCTTGTCTGACCCGCGCTTGCTGATTATGGACGAACCGCTCGCCAATCTGGATCAGGCCCGGCGCAACGACATCCTGCCTTATCTCGATCGTCTCTGCGCTGAGGCTGGCATCCCAATTCTCTATGTCAGCCACTCCATTGAAGAGGTCGCGCGCCTGTCGCAAACTCTGGTGATCCTGTCGGATGGGCAAACGCCAGCTTTTGGTCCGGTGGCCGACATGCTCGCCAGAACAGACCTCGGCAAAGCAACAGGCCGTCATGAAGCCGGGGCTCTTTTGGAAGGAACCGTCAGTCACACCGATGAACAATGGGGCCTGACCCATATCGATATCGGTGGCCCGGTCATCCAGATCCCGGACCTTGGCGCCAAACCGGGTGAAACGATCCGACTGCGGATCCGGGCAAGGGATGTCGCGCTTGCCAGCGAACCGCCGAAGGGCCTGTCGATCCGCAATGCGCTTGCCGGCACCATCCGCAGCATTTCGGAAGAAAGCGGTCCTTACGCGGAAATTCTATGCTCAGTTGGCGCCCAAACAATCCGCGCCCGTATTACCCGTGCTTCGGCGGCCGATTTGGACTTAGCCGAGGGCAAAGACGTTACCGTCTTGATCAAAAGTGTTGCCATCGACCGGCGTCAGAGAGCGCCGGTGATTGGATGA
- a CDS encoding DUF1203 domain-containing protein produces the protein MFQIQPLAADQFADLNGFTDEELAARDIQVHISDGGFPCRVSLADAAAGERVYLLNFEHQPGKSPYQSRHAIFVKAGAEESHPEPGKIPASIISRLLSVRAFNSRHEIVDADVVEGTDAEGTISQFFENPKVDYIHLHYAKRGCFAAKVTRLDAWT, from the coding sequence ATGTTTCAAATTCAACCACTCGCAGCAGATCAATTTGCCGATTTGAATGGTTTTACCGATGAAGAATTGGCCGCTCGGGACATTCAGGTCCACATCTCTGATGGCGGTTTTCCCTGCCGTGTTTCGCTGGCCGATGCTGCTGCGGGCGAACGTGTTTATTTGCTCAACTTCGAACACCAGCCCGGCAAGTCACCTTACCAGTCACGCCATGCGATTTTTGTGAAGGCCGGAGCAGAGGAAAGTCACCCTGAGCCCGGTAAAATTCCGGCATCGATTATCAGCCGTCTGCTGTCGGTTCGGGCTTTCAATTCCCGGCATGAAATTGTCGATGCAGATGTTGTTGAAGGAACAGACGCGGAAGGCACGATCTCGCAGTTTTTCGAAAACCCGAAGGTGGACTATATCCACTTGCACTATGCCAAACGGGGGTGTTTTGCTGCGAAGGTGACACGGCTGGACGCTTGGACTTAG
- the sigJ gene encoding RNA polymerase sigma factor SigJ: protein MSEQDKLDRFELARPRLLGLAYRLLGSWADAEDAVQDTFLRWQDTDAGVIHNPDGWLTTACTNRCLDILKSAGRQRVDYVGPWLPEPLQTETVAGPEERLELASSLTTAFLLLLERLSPKERAAYLLREIFDHPYNQIAETLDLSESACRQLVSRAGRVIGKDSARYVPSEERQSELLSAFQNAIRTGSLTTLSTMLSEDIELHTDGGGKVRAALRILNGRETIEIFLRQVLCKAWPGYDLNTAEINGRQGLIASENGEITAVLTAEFGEDGKARQIFIMRNPEKLRHFMTLARHEAGSGELKVN, encoded by the coding sequence ATGAGTGAGCAAGACAAACTCGACAGGTTTGAATTGGCCAGGCCCCGCCTATTGGGGCTGGCCTACCGCCTGCTTGGGTCTTGGGCGGATGCGGAAGACGCCGTTCAAGATACCTTCCTGCGCTGGCAAGATACGGATGCCGGCGTGATCCACAATCCTGATGGCTGGCTGACGACCGCCTGTACCAACCGTTGTCTCGACATCTTGAAGTCCGCCGGACGCCAGCGTGTCGACTATGTCGGTCCGTGGTTGCCGGAACCCCTGCAGACCGAAACGGTCGCGGGCCCTGAGGAGCGGCTTGAATTGGCGTCGTCTTTGACCACGGCTTTCCTGTTGCTTTTGGAGCGGCTCAGCCCGAAGGAACGGGCAGCTTATCTGCTGCGCGAGATCTTTGATCACCCGTACAACCAAATTGCTGAAACACTGGATCTTTCTGAATCGGCTTGCCGTCAGCTGGTATCAAGGGCTGGCCGGGTCATTGGCAAGGACAGTGCACGCTATGTACCCAGCGAAGAACGGCAAAGTGAACTTTTGTCCGCTTTTCAAAATGCGATCCGCACCGGTTCGCTGACAACACTCAGTACCATGCTGTCAGAAGACATTGAGCTGCACACTGATGGCGGCGGTAAAGTCCGGGCTGCACTTCGGATTCTGAACGGCCGGGAAACGATCGAAATCTTTCTGCGTCAGGTTCTCTGCAAAGCCTGGCCTGGGTATGACCTGAACACAGCGGAGATCAATGGCCGGCAAGGGTTGATCGCATCGGAGAACGGCGAAATCACCGCTGTCTTGACCGCCGAATTTGGCGAAGATGGCAAAGCCCGTCAGATTTTCATCATGCGTAATCCGGAAAAGCTCCGGCATTTCATGACGCTCGCCCGGCATGAAGCTGGCAGTGGAGAACTAAAGGTCAACTGA
- a CDS encoding GMC family oxidoreductase produces the protein MRDLGAWDYVIVGAGTAGCVLANRLSEDPDVKVLLLEAGKRDNYIWVHIPVGYLYCIGNPRVDWGFTTAPDKGLNGRSLLYPRGKVLGGCSSINGMIYMRGQAWDYDHWRQLGLAGWGWDDVLPYFRKSEDHYAWDNDLHGQGGDLRVEEQRISWELLDAFRDACEENGIPKTKDFNGGDNFGSAYFQVTQKSGLRWNGVKAFLKPARNRPNLSILTEAHVEQIQFENGRANTLDLEVAGEPAKVTISGELLLAAGAIGSPQLLELSGIGNPEVLTKAGIETRHALPSVGENLQDHLQLRPVYKVKNAKTLNKMANSWTGKAKIGLEYLLKRSGPMSSAPSQLGVFAKTDPSFETANVEYHVQPLSLTKFGEPLHDFPAMTTSVCNLRPESRGHVHITSPDKSTQPEIQPNYLSAEADKRVAADAIRLTRKLMASSAMKKYEPEEYLPGVDYSSEDELVKAAGNIGTTIFHPVSTCRMGIDEGSVVDDRLRLRGFDNIRVIDASVMPTITSGNTNAPTVMIAEKGSDMIKEDRRNR, from the coding sequence ATGCGCGACCTGGGTGCTTGGGACTACGTGATTGTTGGCGCAGGGACCGCCGGATGTGTTCTGGCCAACCGTTTGTCGGAAGACCCGGACGTCAAAGTCCTGCTTTTGGAGGCCGGCAAACGCGACAATTACATCTGGGTGCATATCCCAGTCGGCTATCTCTATTGCATTGGCAATCCGCGTGTGGACTGGGGGTTTACCACGGCGCCTGACAAAGGCCTGAATGGCCGCTCGCTGCTTTATCCGCGCGGCAAGGTGCTCGGAGGCTGTTCTTCCATCAACGGCATGATCTACATGCGCGGCCAGGCCTGGGATTACGATCACTGGCGCCAGCTTGGTCTTGCCGGATGGGGCTGGGACGATGTCCTGCCCTATTTCCGAAAATCTGAAGATCACTATGCCTGGGACAATGACCTCCACGGCCAGGGCGGAGACCTGAGGGTTGAAGAACAGCGCATCTCCTGGGAACTGCTCGACGCTTTCCGCGATGCCTGCGAAGAAAATGGCATTCCCAAAACCAAGGACTTTAACGGCGGCGACAATTTCGGGTCGGCCTATTTTCAGGTGACCCAAAAATCCGGCCTGCGCTGGAATGGGGTGAAGGCCTTTTTGAAACCGGCACGAAACCGGCCGAACCTGAGCATCCTAACCGAGGCCCATGTTGAACAGATCCAGTTTGAAAATGGACGCGCCAACACACTTGATCTGGAAGTTGCCGGCGAACCGGCCAAAGTGACGATCTCTGGCGAACTGCTTCTTGCTGCAGGCGCTATCGGCTCGCCGCAGCTGCTGGAACTCTCCGGCATCGGCAATCCGGAGGTTCTGACCAAAGCCGGTATCGAGACGCGCCATGCTCTGCCGTCCGTCGGAGAAAATCTTCAGGATCACTTGCAGCTCCGGCCGGTCTACAAAGTCAAGAACGCCAAAACTTTGAACAAGATGGCCAACAGCTGGACCGGCAAGGCCAAAATTGGTTTGGAGTATCTCCTGAAACGTTCTGGTCCAATGTCATCTGCCCCCAGCCAGCTCGGTGTCTTTGCCAAGACCGATCCGTCCTTTGAAACTGCCAATGTCGAATATCATGTGCAGCCGCTGTCGCTGACCAAATTTGGCGAACCGCTGCATGATTTCCCGGCAATGACCACAAGTGTCTGTAACCTTAGGCCTGAAAGCCGGGGTCATGTGCACATCACGTCGCCGGACAAAAGTACCCAGCCGGAGATCCAGCCAAATTACCTGTCTGCCGAGGCCGACAAACGCGTGGCTGCCGACGCCATCCGGCTCACCCGCAAACTCATGGCGTCATCTGCGATGAAAAAATATGAACCAGAAGAGTATTTGCCAGGCGTCGATTATTCCAGCGAAGATGAGCTCGTGAAGGCTGCGGGCAACATTGGCACCACGATTTTCCACCCGGTCAGCACTTGCCGGATGGGGATTGATGAGGGGTCCGTGGTTGATGACCGCCTGCGCTTGCGCGGCTTCGACAACATTCGCGTTATCGATGCCTCTGTGATGCCGACCATCACGTCCGGCAACACCAATGCTCCAACTGTCATGATCGCAGAAAAAGGCTCGGATATGATCAAAGAAGATCGGCGGAATAGGTAA
- the modA gene encoding molybdate ABC transporter substrate-binding protein: MRLSVLFAAVLLLVQTANVFAQKPLTVFAASSLSEAMMQIGAAFEAEAGTPVTVSVAGTGTLARQIEAGAPADVFVSADAIWMDYLVDRSAVQPETRETIASNRLVLIGPEDAPDFDYLNEGIAARLKDGRLAMADPETVPAGRYGREALKTLGLWEDVESRLAPMENVRVALASAARGDTPLALVYATDAAIEPDVRVLAVLPAESHPVIEYPAALTLSAGHPQAEAFLAFLKGPEAAKILRSLSFLTDKGS; this comes from the coding sequence TTGCGCCTAAGCGTTTTATTCGCAGCTGTTCTCTTGTTGGTCCAAACTGCGAATGTATTTGCCCAAAAGCCGCTGACTGTATTTGCTGCATCCAGCCTGAGTGAGGCGATGATGCAAATTGGTGCGGCCTTTGAAGCCGAAGCAGGCACGCCGGTGACGGTGTCTGTTGCCGGAACCGGAACCCTGGCTCGCCAAATCGAGGCGGGGGCGCCTGCGGATGTCTTTGTCTCGGCGGACGCTATTTGGATGGACTATCTGGTTGACCGGAGCGCGGTTCAACCGGAAACCCGGGAGACGATTGCCTCCAATCGGCTGGTCCTCATCGGTCCCGAAGATGCCCCTGATTTTGACTATTTGAATGAGGGTATTGCTGCGCGCCTCAAAGACGGCCGTTTGGCTATGGCCGATCCAGAGACGGTCCCGGCTGGGCGATATGGCCGGGAAGCTTTGAAAACATTGGGTCTTTGGGAAGATGTCGAATCCAGGCTCGCGCCGATGGAAAATGTCCGCGTAGCGCTGGCCTCTGCTGCCCGCGGCGACACGCCACTCGCCCTGGTTTATGCCACCGACGCTGCGATTGAGCCGGATGTCCGCGTCCTGGCGGTTCTGCCGGCGGAAAGCCATCCAGTTATTGAGTATCCAGCGGCCCTCACTCTATCGGCCGGTCACCCGCAAGCGGAAGCATTTCTGGCATTCTTAAAGGGGCCGGAAGCTGCGAAGATCTTGCGTTCCTTGAGCTTTTTGACCGATAAGGGGAGTTAA
- a CDS encoding carboxymuconolactone decarboxylase family protein: MTAATAPVNHHQQIPAIAQTLGGVSASFVKEGLEAKLQHLVDLRVSQINQCAFCVKMHTKEAHEAGETSERLERLIVWRHVPDFSEKEKAAFAWAEALTYANSETQYGPLRANLRQHFSENEISLLTAAIGMINLWNRVQISNY; the protein is encoded by the coding sequence ATGACTGCAGCAACTGCACCTGTAAACCATCATCAGCAAATTCCGGCGATTGCCCAGACCCTTGGCGGTGTCTCAGCTTCCTTCGTGAAAGAAGGACTGGAGGCCAAACTTCAGCATCTTGTTGATCTGCGGGTTTCCCAAATCAACCAATGCGCCTTTTGCGTCAAAATGCACACAAAGGAAGCTCACGAGGCAGGGGAAACCAGTGAACGGCTCGAGCGTCTGATCGTCTGGCGCCATGTTCCTGATTTCAGTGAAAAAGAAAAGGCTGCTTTTGCCTGGGCCGAAGCGCTAACCTATGCAAATTCTGAAACGCAGTATGGACCACTGCGCGCGAACCTCAGACAGCATTTTTCAGAAAATGAAATCAGTCTGCTGACGGCCGCCATTGGTATGATCAATCTCTGGAACCGGGTTCAAATTTCGAACTATTAA
- a CDS encoding oxaloacetate decarboxylase: MVTAAQRRSAFKALHETRKAFLMPNPFDIGSARILDGMRFDAIATSSAGFAWAQGVKDAEGLVSRDEALAHAADIIAVTSLPVNGDLENGFGDSPDDVVETIKGAIEVGLAGCSIEDYSQDPQHPFYALDLAVERIKAASDYIAREAPDFVLTARSEGPVKSDHELEMTIKRLKAFVEAGADCVYAPMLKDKAQISRVLNEVDAPLNILAGRKNFHLTRKELADLGVARISIGAGLARLAYSTFTAAAEDMKDGGSFGCFDREETAETPVNFEDFMKARL; the protein is encoded by the coding sequence ATGGTCACTGCCGCACAACGCCGTTCTGCTTTCAAAGCCCTCCATGAAACTCGAAAAGCCTTTCTTATGCCGAACCCCTTTGACATCGGGTCGGCCCGTATACTCGACGGCATGCGTTTTGATGCCATCGCAACCTCCAGCGCAGGATTTGCCTGGGCGCAAGGGGTGAAAGACGCCGAAGGCCTTGTCTCCAGGGATGAGGCGCTGGCTCATGCAGCTGATATCATTGCGGTCACCAGCCTACCTGTGAATGGCGATCTGGAAAATGGTTTTGGCGACAGTCCGGATGATGTCGTGGAGACGATCAAAGGAGCCATTGAAGTCGGCCTAGCCGGCTGTTCCATTGAAGACTATTCGCAAGATCCGCAGCACCCCTTTTATGCGCTCGACCTCGCGGTGGAGCGGATCAAGGCCGCCAGCGATTACATTGCCCGTGAAGCGCCTGATTTTGTTCTGACGGCGCGCAGCGAGGGGCCTGTCAAATCGGATCATGAACTCGAAATGACCATCAAACGTCTGAAGGCCTTTGTTGAGGCGGGGGCGGATTGTGTTTATGCGCCGATGTTGAAAGACAAAGCGCAGATTTCAAGAGTCTTAAACGAGGTCGATGCACCGTTAAACATTCTCGCCGGACGCAAGAATTTCCATCTGACCCGTAAGGAATTGGCTGACCTTGGTGTCGCCCGAATTTCCATTGGGGCCGGTCTCGCCCGGCTAGCCTACAGCACCTTCACAGCTGCCGCCGAAGACATGAAGGACGGGGGTTCGTTCGGCTGTTTCGACCGGGAAGAGACTGCGGAAACTCCGGTAAACTTCGAAGACTTCATGAAAGCAAGGCTATGA
- the modB gene encoding molybdate ABC transporter permease subunit produces the protein MDYFTLQPAEWQALLLTLRVAAAALLVALPLAILTAYGLARFQFPGHGIVNALVHLPLVMPPVVTGYVLLLAFGRNGPAGSFLRENLGISFAFNWTGAALAAGVMAFPLMVRPIRLSFEAVDPKLEDAARSLGARRMIIFLTVTLPLALPGILGGAILGFAKAMGEFGATITFVSNIPGETRTLALALYTATQSPSGDLAAYRLTIIAACVAFGALIASEMLARRLKKRLGGADA, from the coding sequence GTGGATTATTTCACTCTTCAGCCTGCGGAATGGCAGGCCCTACTTCTTACCTTACGGGTTGCAGCAGCAGCGCTTCTTGTCGCATTGCCATTGGCCATTCTGACCGCCTATGGCCTTGCCCGCTTTCAGTTTCCGGGACATGGCATCGTCAATGCGCTGGTGCATCTACCTCTGGTTATGCCGCCCGTGGTAACCGGTTATGTTTTGTTGCTCGCCTTTGGTAGGAACGGTCCGGCAGGGTCTTTTTTGAGGGAGAACCTCGGTATCAGCTTTGCCTTCAACTGGACCGGCGCCGCGCTGGCCGCCGGCGTGATGGCCTTTCCGTTGATGGTCCGGCCGATCCGCTTGTCCTTTGAAGCGGTGGATCCGAAGCTGGAAGATGCGGCCCGGTCCCTCGGCGCCCGGCGTATGATCATCTTTCTAACCGTCACTCTGCCGCTTGCACTCCCAGGGATTCTGGGAGGGGCGATCCTCGGGTTTGCCAAAGCCATGGGGGAATTTGGCGCGACGATCACTTTTGTTTCCAACATTCCTGGTGAAACCCGCACGCTCGCCCTGGCGCTTTATACAGCCACCCAAAGCCCAAGTGGAGATCTGGCAGCTTACCGGCTGACAATCATCGCCGCCTGCGTCGCCTTCGGCGCGCTGATCGCTTCGGAAATGCTCGCACGCCGCCTAAAAAAACGGCTGGGAGGTGCGGATGCTTGA
- a CDS encoding sigma-54 dependent transcriptional regulator yields MDQATVLLIDDEDDLRTSLTQGLELSGQDVFASSQPEDVLERINRDFYGVLVSDIRMPGTDGFTVMKQAFEIDPALPVVLITGHGDVPLAVEAMRAGAYDFMEKPFTVSHLASVVERALDKRRLVLENRKLREELADRTGLESRLVGRTPAMDLLRRNVSALAATDADVLILGETGSGKEVVARALHDEGPRKDKPFVALNCGALPAEIIESELFGHEKGAFTGASGQRIGKLEHAHGGTVFLDEIESMPLDLQVKLLRVIETRTIERLGSNKAIELDVRFVAATKDDLEAAGREGRFRLDLFYRLNVVNIEIPPLRDRLEDIPLLFRHLAIEARARYRREIPDITDSYITSLMARDWPGNVRELRNVSDRFVLGLEQDPEQQAGPGATLFEQVASYEKTLIAAELKRNNGAIKPTYETLGLSRKALYEKMRKYGLEKEDMMSV; encoded by the coding sequence ATGGATCAGGCCACAGTCCTGTTGATTGACGATGAAGACGATCTGCGTACATCCTTGACGCAGGGCTTGGAACTGTCTGGTCAGGACGTCTTTGCTTCCAGCCAGCCGGAAGACGTTCTGGAACGGATCAACCGTGATTTCTACGGTGTCTTGGTCAGCGACATCCGGATGCCGGGGACCGATGGCTTTACGGTCATGAAACAGGCCTTTGAGATCGATCCGGCTCTGCCCGTCGTTCTGATCACCGGGCATGGAGATGTTCCGCTTGCGGTGGAGGCCATGCGCGCCGGGGCCTATGACTTCATGGAAAAGCCCTTCACCGTGTCGCATCTGGCATCGGTGGTTGAACGCGCGCTCGATAAACGCCGTTTGGTTCTGGAAAACCGCAAGCTGCGGGAAGAGCTGGCGGATCGCACCGGATTGGAAAGCCGCCTTGTCGGCCGGACCCCGGCGATGGATCTGCTGCGCCGGAATGTGTCCGCGTTGGCAGCGACCGATGCCGATGTCTTGATTCTGGGCGAAACTGGATCGGGCAAGGAAGTTGTTGCCCGTGCGCTCCATGACGAAGGCCCGCGCAAGGACAAACCGTTTGTTGCGCTCAATTGCGGCGCCTTGCCGGCTGAAATCATTGAATCGGAACTCTTTGGTCACGAGAAGGGTGCCTTTACCGGAGCCAGTGGCCAAAGAATCGGCAAACTGGAACATGCCCACGGAGGCACCGTCTTTCTTGACGAGATCGAATCCATGCCGCTCGATCTTCAGGTCAAGCTGCTGCGCGTGATCGAGACCCGCACGATTGAAAGGCTTGGTTCGAACAAGGCGATTGAGCTGGATGTCCGCTTTGTCGCCGCTACCAAGGATGACTTGGAAGCTGCTGGCCGGGAGGGCCGCTTCCGTCTGGATCTGTTTTACCGCCTGAATGTGGTCAATATCGAAATCCCGCCGTTGCGCGACCGTCTCGAAGACATTCCGCTGCTCTTCCGTCACCTTGCGATCGAAGCACGGGCCCGGTACCGGCGCGAGATCCCGGACATCACCGACAGTTATATAACCAGCCTGATGGCACGGGATTGGCCGGGGAACGTGCGGGAACTACGCAATGTCTCCGACCGGTTTGTCCTTGGCTTGGAACAGGATCCCGAGCAGCAAGCAGGCCCCGGAGCCACCTTGTTCGAGCAAGTGGCCTCTTATGAAAAGACACTGATTGCCGCGGAGCTGAAACGCAACAACGGCGCCATCAAACCGACCTATGAAACCCTCGGGCTCTCCCGGAAGGCGCTTTACGAAAAGATGCGCAAATACGGGCTGGAAAAAGAAGACATGATGTCGGTCTAA